From uncultured Bacteroides sp., a single genomic window includes:
- a CDS encoding T9SS type A sorting domain-containing protein, which produces MRMTFTKPILAVALIAAGLQPAMGQCAASKDGTIGWSTPTFAKMIDVDMTALENTFIGTDGSQQADGSDTFSDDRLGEVYKTGTLLTPIYGIDGNPNGVKWPIQYYNAAFAPTQVTSALAKMATNPNSVSKYGDPCWDNSYVISGHTYKPEKPGFIEFCKRGALASAPGVSRQGYIVIPHIPHVEVLQWYFSSTSWLRGMKVDIKYGDGDWEPLRWMPTAFQKGPYTGFSEQGYQLEQVIGEDDISLRFKVWDGGDVTDPDTGEIAKIGLGPTPLTTSQVVRIHTIRIFSDVIPTEAPSVGIAQNTVSKISIYKSGKDVVLSSEADVDIYSIDGKIVSSSLNTKKVDLSNLSSGIYIVKAKVADGSVSNVKIAL; this is translated from the coding sequence ATGAGAATGACATTTACTAAACCTATTTTAGCAGTCGCCTTAATTGCTGCAGGTTTGCAACCGGCTATGGGGCAATGTGCTGCATCTAAAGATGGAACAATAGGATGGAGTACCCCAACCTTTGCAAAGATGATTGATGTGGACATGACTGCATTGGAAAATACATTTATTGGTACGGATGGCTCTCAACAAGCTGATGGTAGCGATACCTTTAGTGATGATCGCCTTGGCGAAGTTTACAAAACAGGAACATTATTAACTCCAATCTATGGAATAGATGGAAATCCAAATGGAGTGAAATGGCCTATTCAATATTATAATGCAGCGTTTGCACCTACTCAGGTAACTAGCGCATTAGCTAAGATGGCAACTAATCCTAATAGCGTTTCTAAATATGGAGACCCTTGCTGGGATAATAGTTATGTGATATCCGGGCATACATATAAACCTGAAAAACCTGGATTTATTGAATTCTGTAAACGTGGCGCTTTAGCTTCGGCTCCAGGTGTCAGCAGACAAGGTTATATAGTTATCCCTCATATTCCTCATGTTGAAGTACTTCAATGGTATTTCTCTTCTACTAGCTGGTTACGTGGAATGAAAGTTGATATTAAATACGGAGATGGTGATTGGGAACCTTTACGTTGGATGCCTACAGCGTTCCAGAAAGGTCCATACACAGGTTTTTCTGAACAAGGATATCAGCTTGAACAAGTGATCGGAGAAGATGATATTTCATTGAGATTCAAAGTGTGGGATGGTGGTGATGTAACAGATCCAGATACCGGTGAAATCGCAAAGATAGGTTTAGGTCCTACTCCATTAACAACATCTCAGGTTGTACGTATTCACACAATCAGAATTTTTAGTGATGTCATTCCTACTGAAGCTCCTTCTGTTGGAATAGCTCAGAATACTGTTTCTAAGATTTCTATTTATAAATCAGGTAAGGATGTAGTATTGTCATCTGAAGCAGATGTTGATATTTACTCTATAGATGGTAAGATTGTAAGTTCATCATTGAATACTAAAAAGGTGGATCTCTCCAACTTGTCTTCCGGTATTTATATTGTGAAAGCAAAAGTTGCAGATGGTTCTGTTAGTAATGTGAAGATAGCATTGTAA
- a CDS encoding T9SS type A sorting domain-containing protein, which yields MKLLHSVLCSGLLLATVFVPAQVSAQTLAFPTAEGFGKYATGGRGGEVVEVTNLDDSGEGSLRWALSQYPTTPFTVVFRVSGVIKLASDIRCNRNGLTIAGQTAPGDGICIRGAKLNLGGSKNLVIRHMRSRIGGKTDEGVFIPGGSIDIENASDFIIDHCTFGWSAEENMTIYDNKRTTIQWCLVHEGLYTSGHSKGERSYASQWGGQFSTYHHNLLAHNNNRTPRFNGARGSNDVRVLTDYVNNVNYNWGKPNSCYGGDINNNTYNHINMVGNYYKPGPARPIGNQSYFVQASYGGTSKVANWYLAGNVMEGNAAMTADNNTGVDLSPNPATSRDTMIVSTPFFINPVYSVNTETAQKAYESVLAGAGAFPRDVVDLRIIDETRNGTASGKGTVEKYPSSISGTDTTWVSNHYYGLQLGIIDAPSAVGGYPSYNTSNTITDNDHDGMDDAWEIANGFDPTNKDDRNVRMLSGYTALEVYLNSLVGESIPLEIDHTGISNQFVSDKISVYPSPAIDKLYIGTEHRLVSGDIFGTDGCLIKKVIFNNVAIADVADLHSGNYILVLTTADKQKATVRFLKK from the coding sequence ATGAAATTATTACATTCTGTTCTTTGTTCCGGGCTTTTGCTTGCTACCGTTTTTGTTCCGGCTCAAGTGTCAGCTCAAACTTTGGCCTTCCCTACAGCGGAAGGATTTGGTAAATATGCAACCGGTGGACGTGGCGGTGAGGTCGTAGAAGTAACTAATCTTGATGATAGTGGAGAGGGATCCTTACGGTGGGCTCTTTCACAATATCCAACTACCCCTTTTACTGTTGTGTTTCGCGTTTCCGGTGTGATAAAACTGGCATCTGATATCCGATGCAACCGTAATGGCCTGACAATAGCTGGACAAACAGCTCCGGGGGATGGTATTTGTATTCGTGGTGCCAAACTTAATTTGGGAGGATCAAAGAATTTAGTTATTCGTCATATGCGTTCCCGTATTGGTGGAAAGACTGACGAAGGAGTCTTTATTCCGGGTGGCTCGATAGACATAGAAAATGCTTCCGATTTTATTATTGACCATTGCACGTTTGGTTGGTCAGCGGAAGAGAATATGACTATTTATGATAATAAAAGAACAACTATTCAGTGGTGTTTGGTACATGAAGGTTTGTATACTTCCGGCCATTCCAAGGGGGAACGAAGCTATGCTAGTCAGTGGGGAGGTCAGTTCTCTACTTACCATCATAATTTGTTAGCACACAATAATAACCGTACTCCTCGCTTTAATGGAGCTAGAGGAAGTAATGATGTAAGAGTTCTTACTGATTATGTGAACAATGTAAATTATAACTGGGGTAAGCCCAATTCCTGTTATGGTGGTGATATAAATAATAATACATATAACCACATTAATATGGTGGGTAATTATTATAAACCGGGACCAGCAAGACCTATTGGCAACCAATCTTATTTTGTTCAGGCCTCTTATGGAGGCACATCAAAGGTGGCTAATTGGTATTTAGCCGGGAATGTGATGGAAGGAAATGCTGCTATGACTGCTGACAATAATACGGGGGTTGATCTTAGTCCTAATCCAGCTACAAGCAGAGATACAATGATTGTGAGCACTCCTTTTTTTATCAATCCTGTTTATTCTGTAAATACAGAAACAGCTCAAAAGGCATATGAAAGTGTATTGGCTGGAGCAGGAGCTTTTCCTCGCGATGTGGTTGATTTACGAATTATAGACGAAACACGTAATGGAACAGCTTCAGGTAAAGGAACTGTAGAAAAATATCCTTCTTCTATATCAGGAACTGATACTACTTGGGTATCTAACCATTATTATGGATTACAATTAGGAATAATTGATGCACCATCTGCTGTGGGAGGTTATCCTTCATACAATACCAGTAACACAATTACCGATAATGATCACGATGGTATGGATGATGCCTGGGAAATTGCAAATGGTTTTGATCCGACAAACAAAGACGACAGGAATGTTCGTATGTTGAGTGGCTACACTGCATTGGAGGTATATCTGAATAGTCTGGTTGGTGAAAGCATACCTTTAGAAATAGATCACACTGGCATCTCTAATCAGTTTGTTAGTGATAAGATATCTGTTTATCCAAGTCCTGCTATTGACAAATTGTATATTGGAACAGAACATCGTTTGGTTTCTGGTGATATATTTGGAACCGACGGTTGTTTAATTAAAAAAGTTATTTTTAATAATGTTGCTATTGCCGATGTTGCCGATTTACATTCGGGAAATTATATTCTTGTTTTAACTACAGCTGACAAGCAAAAAGCAACCGTGCGATTTTTAAAGAAATAA
- a CDS encoding polysaccharide lyase: MKMKTVLGICTVMLLAPVSMLHAQYPTVPKAQQAKADSLLDVEKRSSEKALEKAMPIIQAEALNGRPYIPWAARPTDLPQAKIPSFPGAMGGGAYSLGGRGGKVITVTSLADRGPGTLREACETGGARIVVFNVSGIIHLKSPIIVNAPYITIAGQTAPGDGVCIAGESFWVNTHDVVVRFMRFRRGETDVTRRDDSFGGNPVGNIMIDHCSCSWGLDENISFYRHMFSPGKGYNDLKLPTVNVTIQNTISAQSLDTYNHAFGSTLGGENCSFMRNLWANNAGRNPSIGWNGVFNFTNNVIYNWVHRSVDGGDYTALYNIINNYYKPGPLTPKDTPIGHRILKPESGRSKLGYLVFGRVYCNGNIMEGNEKVTNNNWDGGVQVEELPDAGKYTEAMKWNEPFPMPQFPIMSAKEAYDFVLENVGATIPKRDIVDEHIIEQVKTGKVFYKEGLDPNSFYQFKYRRLPKDSYKSGIITDVKQVGGYPEYKGKSYKDSDNDGMPDAWEKANGLNPNDPSDANKDCTGDGYTNIEKYINGISTKDKTDWTNPTNNYDTLAKKGKLM, translated from the coding sequence ATGAAAATGAAAACAGTATTAGGAATCTGTACAGTAATGTTGCTGGCACCGGTTTCTATGTTACATGCACAGTATCCCACTGTGCCAAAAGCTCAACAAGCAAAAGCTGATTCTCTTTTGGATGTTGAAAAGAGAAGTTCAGAAAAAGCTTTAGAAAAAGCAATGCCAATTATTCAGGCTGAGGCTTTGAACGGACGTCCGTATATTCCTTGGGCAGCGCGCCCAACAGATCTTCCTCAGGCAAAGATTCCTTCTTTCCCTGGTGCAATGGGAGGTGGTGCTTACAGTTTAGGTGGACGTGGTGGTAAGGTAATTACTGTAACCAGTCTTGCTGATCGTGGACCTGGTACTTTGCGTGAAGCTTGTGAAACAGGTGGAGCACGTATCGTTGTGTTCAACGTATCCGGAATTATTCATTTGAAAAGTCCGATCATTGTTAATGCTCCTTATATAACTATTGCCGGACAAACTGCTCCCGGAGATGGTGTATGTATTGCAGGTGAGTCATTCTGGGTAAATACACACGATGTGGTGGTTCGTTTTATGCGTTTCCGTCGTGGTGAAACAGATGTTACTCGTCGTGATGATTCTTTTGGAGGTAATCCGGTTGGTAATATAATGATTGACCACTGTTCTTGCAGTTGGGGATTAGATGAAAATATATCTTTTTATCGTCACATGTTTAGTCCGGGTAAAGGATATAATGACCTGAAATTGCCTACAGTCAATGTAACAATCCAAAATACAATCTCAGCACAGTCACTTGATACTTACAACCATGCTTTTGGTAGTACTTTAGGTGGTGAAAACTGTAGCTTTATGCGTAACCTTTGGGCAAATAATGCCGGACGTAACCCATCAATTGGATGGAACGGAGTGTTCAACTTTACAAATAACGTAATTTATAACTGGGTTCACCGTTCAGTAGATGGTGGTGACTATACAGCTCTTTATAACATTATAAACAACTATTACAAACCAGGACCATTGACTCCGAAAGATACTCCAATAGGACACCGTATTTTGAAGCCTGAATCAGGACGTAGTAAATTGGGCTATTTGGTATTTGGACGTGTATATTGCAACGGTAATATTATGGAAGGTAACGAAAAAGTTACTAACAATAACTGGGATGGCGGCGTTCAGGTAGAAGAATTACCAGATGCTGGCAAGTATACGGAAGCAATGAAATGGAATGAACCATTCCCTATGCCTCAGTTCCCAATCATGTCTGCAAAAGAAGCTTATGATTTTGTGTTGGAGAATGTTGGAGCAACGATTCCTAAAAGAGATATTGTAGACGAACATATTATTGAGCAAGTAAAAACCGGAAAGGTGTTTTATAAAGAAGGTTTGGATCCAAACTCATTCTATCAGTTCAAATACCGTCGTTTGCCTAAAGATTCTTACAAATCAGGTATTATTACAGACGTAAAACAAGTAGGTGGCTATCCTGAATATAAAGGTAAATCTTACAAAGATAGTGATAATGATGGTATGCCAGATGCATGGGAAAAAGCTAACGGCCTGAATCCTAATGATCCATCAGATGCTAATAAAGATTGTACTGGTGATGGATATACTAATATTGAAAAATATATCAATGGTATCAGCACCAAAGATAAAACCGACTGGACTAACCCAACTAACAATTATGATACGTTGGCTAAGAAAGGTAAATTGATGTAA
- a CDS encoding glycoside hydrolase family 43 protein — MKHTKLFFLAVFLLLFSCRAEKEIYLSTSFHEPANGGLRYIYSEDAIHWDSIPGTWLKPEVGAQKVLRDPSITHTPDGTYHLVWTSSWKGDYGFGYAHSKDLIHWSDEQLIPVMAKESETVNVWAPEIFYDDVKKKIVVVWASCVPHRFEKGIEDENNNHRLYYITTKDFKTISETKLFYDPGFSVIDATIVKRGKEDYVLVMKDNTRAMRNLKVAFAKSPTGPYTSASVPFSESFVEGPTVAKVDKDYYIYFDVYERKIFGAMKTRDFIHFQDKTDELKMPKGHKHGTIVKVPYSDVKSLLKYHK, encoded by the coding sequence ATGAAACATACGAAGTTGTTTTTTCTCGCTGTCTTTTTACTTTTGTTTTCATGCAGAGCCGAAAAAGAGATCTATCTATCAACATCATTTCACGAACCGGCCAATGGAGGCCTGCGTTATATATACAGTGAGGATGCTATTCATTGGGATAGTATTCCAGGAACCTGGTTAAAACCTGAGGTTGGAGCTCAGAAAGTTTTGCGTGACCCATCAATAACGCATACACCTGATGGTACTTATCATTTAGTGTGGACTTCAAGCTGGAAAGGAGATTACGGTTTTGGTTATGCGCATTCAAAAGATTTGATTCACTGGTCGGATGAACAATTGATTCCTGTTATGGCAAAAGAATCTGAAACCGTGAATGTGTGGGCTCCTGAGATTTTTTATGATGATGTAAAAAAAAAAATTGTAGTGGTTTGGGCATCTTGTGTGCCTCACCGTTTTGAAAAAGGCATTGAAGATGAAAACAATAACCATCGTCTATATTATATTACTACAAAAGACTTTAAAACCATTTCCGAAACCAAATTGTTCTATGATCCCGGCTTTAGCGTGATTGATGCTACTATTGTGAAACGTGGAAAGGAAGATTATGTATTGGTAATGAAGGATAATACCCGTGCAATGAGAAACCTGAAAGTAGCTTTTGCAAAATCACCAACAGGACCTTACACTTCTGCATCGGTTCCTTTTTCGGAAAGCTTTGTAGAAGGTCCTACAGTAGCAAAGGTTGATAAAGACTATTATATATACTTTGACGTGTACGAAAGAAAAATCTTTGGTGCAATGAAAACAAGAGATTTTATTCATTTTCAGGATAAAACAGATGAACTAAAGATGCCTAAAGGTCATAAACATGGTACCATTGTAAAAGTGCCATACTCTGATGTGAAAAGTTTATTGAAGTATCATAAATAA
- a CDS encoding DUF3826 domain-containing protein, with translation MLSVFSVKAIDLDSLNRDPKYVESIVKRSQKIVDQLKLKDASAAKQVVKIISNRYFELNDIYTKRDAKVKKVKDSGVTGDAKNEAVKAANDEKDAALYRTHFAFPANLSIYLNEKQIESVKDGMTYNVVSVTYNATLDMIPSLKKDEKEQIYAWLVEAREYAIDAESSNKKHEMFGKYKGRINNYLSKRGYDLTKEREEWAKRVKARGGTL, from the coding sequence ATGCTGTCAGTGTTTTCGGTAAAAGCCATAGATCTGGATTCGCTCAACCGTGACCCCAAATATGTGGAATCTATCGTGAAACGTTCACAGAAAATAGTAGACCAACTGAAGCTAAAGGATGCTTCTGCTGCAAAGCAAGTAGTCAAAATCATTTCTAATCGGTACTTTGAGCTAAACGATATCTATACAAAACGAGATGCTAAAGTGAAGAAAGTGAAAGATTCAGGTGTTACCGGTGATGCAAAAAATGAAGCAGTTAAAGCAGCTAATGATGAAAAAGATGCAGCTCTTTACCGAACACACTTTGCTTTTCCTGCTAATCTTTCGATTTATCTGAATGAAAAGCAGATTGAAAGTGTAAAAGACGGGATGACTTATAACGTAGTTTCTGTTACTTATAATGCTACATTAGATATGATTCCTTCTTTGAAGAAAGACGAGAAGGAGCAAATTTATGCATGGTTGGTTGAAGCTCGGGAATATGCTATCGATGCTGAAAGCTCAAATAAAAAGCATGAGATGTTTGGAAAATATAAAGGTCGGATTAATAATTATCTTTCTAAAAGAGGATATGATTTGACTAAGGAACGTGAGGAGTGGGCCAAACGCGTAAAGGCGAGAGGTGGAACACTTTAA
- a CDS encoding glycosyl hydrolase family 65 protein, with product MNRLIQLLSSVVAVFILSTFAMAQNKIHYTGTELSNPAYHDGQLSPVVGVHNIQVMRANREHPDVSNGDGWTYNHQPMMAYWQGKFFMHYLSDPKDEHVPSSRTLLMTSKDGYHWTNPVVLFPPYHVPDGYTKPDNPGVAKNLIAIMHQRVGFYVSKSGKLIAMGFYGVALDKKDDPNDGNGIGRVVREIKKDGSFGSIYFIHYNHAFNETNADYPYFTKSKDKKFVTACQEILDNPLYRMQWVEESDRNDPIIPLKKEYKAFCYYHLPDGNIACLWKHALTSISKDGGNTWLEPVERAKGFVNSNAKIWGQRLTDGTYATVYNPSEFRWPLAISTSIDGLEYTTLNLIQGEITPMRYGGNYKSYGPQYVRGIQEGNGIPADGNLWVAYSMNKEDIWVSCIQVPIRQNALTQADDNFDKYKSINELTEWNIYSPIWAPVSLENKNGANWLTLKDKDPFDFAKVERKIPATSELEVSFKMMADQVDKGTLQIEFLDENGIACSRLDLTPDSFFRAKGGSRFSNMMKYESGKVYDVKALLSVANRSITVTVDGKKVGVRMFFAPVHSIERIVFRTGAPRNFPTPETPADQDYDLPNAGAEDPMAVYYIKDVKTTAVNPKTSAILSYDNFSHYVDYFNGMEDENIAQAIPNAQASEWMKENIPLFECPQKNIEEMYYYRWWTLRKHLKQTPVGYAFTEFLVPRTYADQYNLIASAFGHHIYESRWLRDQKYLDQHIQVWFRGNGGQPMKKMNKFSSWAADAILNRYKVNGNKEYMLDMLPDLESEYKRWESTNRLSSGLFWQGDVQDGMEESISGGRKKKYARPTINSYMFGNAKALSQMALLAGKKDEAALYEHKADTIKNLVENKLWSAKHGFFETLRTDSLANVREAIGYIPWYFNLPDANKYDLAWKQVTEEGGFLAPYGLTTAERRHPLFRMAGCCKCEWDGAIWPFATSQTMTAMANFMNNNKQTVLSDSTYFHLMELYVESQYHRGRPYVGEYLDEVTGTWLKGDQERSRYYNHSTFNDLIITGLVGLRPRMDNAIEVNPLIPEGKWNWFCLDNVLYHGKNITIMWDKDGSKYHLGKGFRIFVNGKEVAKSDRLKKIVCENVL from the coding sequence ATGAATAGGCTTATCCAATTATTAAGTTCAGTGGTTGCAGTGTTTATACTGTCAACCTTTGCTATGGCACAAAATAAGATTCACTACACAGGAACGGAACTTTCCAATCCTGCATATCATGACGGCCAACTTTCTCCGGTGGTAGGAGTACACAATATTCAGGTGATGCGTGCCAATCGTGAGCATCCGGATGTTTCCAACGGCGATGGCTGGACATACAATCATCAGCCGATGATGGCTTACTGGCAAGGTAAGTTCTTTATGCACTATCTTTCCGATCCGAAAGATGAGCATGTGCCTTCTTCCAGAACTCTTTTGATGACTTCAAAGGACGGTTATCACTGGACAAATCCGGTGGTTCTTTTTCCTCCATACCATGTTCCTGATGGATATACAAAACCTGACAATCCGGGTGTGGCAAAGAATCTGATTGCCATTATGCACCAACGTGTCGGCTTTTATGTTTCAAAGTCGGGCAAGCTTATTGCAATGGGCTTCTATGGCGTAGCATTGGATAAGAAAGATGATCCTAACGATGGTAACGGTATTGGCCGTGTGGTCAGAGAAATCAAAAAAGACGGTTCTTTCGGATCAATCTATTTTATACATTACAATCATGCCTTTAACGAGACAAATGCAGACTATCCATACTTTACAAAAAGTAAGGATAAAAAGTTTGTAACTGCTTGTCAGGAAATTCTTGATAACCCTCTTTACCGTATGCAATGGGTAGAAGAGTCTGATCGTAACGACCCAATTATCCCATTAAAGAAAGAATATAAAGCATTCTGCTACTATCATTTGCCGGACGGAAATATTGCCTGTTTGTGGAAACACGCACTTACGTCAATCAGTAAGGATGGCGGAAATACCTGGCTCGAACCGGTTGAACGCGCAAAAGGTTTTGTGAATAGTAACGCTAAGATTTGGGGACAAAGACTGACTGATGGCACTTATGCCACTGTATATAATCCTTCAGAATTTCGTTGGCCGCTTGCTATATCTACAAGTATTGATGGTTTGGAATATACAACTCTTAATCTTATTCAGGGTGAAATTACTCCAATGCGCTATGGTGGAAACTATAAATCTTACGGTCCGCAGTATGTTCGTGGTATTCAGGAAGGCAATGGCATTCCAGCCGATGGTAATCTTTGGGTGGCATATAGCATGAATAAGGAAGATATATGGGTTTCATGTATTCAGGTTCCTATCCGACAAAATGCATTGACTCAGGCCGATGATAACTTTGATAAATATAAATCAATCAATGAGCTGACAGAATGGAACATCTATTCTCCAATCTGGGCCCCAGTATCATTAGAAAATAAGAACGGAGCCAACTGGCTTACTTTAAAAGATAAAGATCCTTTTGATTTCGCTAAAGTAGAGCGTAAGATTCCTGCTACTTCAGAACTGGAAGTTTCTTTCAAGATGATGGCAGATCAGGTTGATAAAGGCACACTTCAGATTGAATTCCTTGATGAAAATGGTATCGCTTGCTCTCGTCTGGACCTTACTCCTGACAGTTTCTTCCGTGCAAAAGGTGGTTCTCGTTTTTCAAATATGATGAAATATGAATCCGGTAAAGTATATGACGTAAAAGCTCTTCTATCTGTAGCCAACCGTAGTATTACTGTAACTGTTGATGGCAAGAAAGTAGGAGTGCGTATGTTCTTTGCTCCAGTACATTCTATTGAAAGAATAGTATTCCGCACAGGTGCACCTCGTAACTTCCCAACACCGGAAACTCCGGCCGATCAGGATTATGATTTACCAAATGCCGGTGCTGAAGATCCGATGGCTGTATATTATATCAAAGATGTAAAAACAACAGCTGTTAATCCTAAAACTTCTGCGATTCTAAGTTATGATAATTTCAGTCATTACGTTGACTACTTCAACGGAATGGAAGATGAGAATATTGCTCAGGCTATTCCAAACGCTCAGGCAAGTGAATGGATGAAAGAAAATATTCCATTATTTGAATGTCCTCAGAAGAATATTGAAGAGATGTACTATTACCGCTGGTGGACACTGCGCAAGCACTTGAAACAAACTCCGGTAGGGTATGCATTTACTGAGTTCCTTGTTCCTCGTACTTATGCTGATCAATATAATCTTATAGCTTCGGCTTTCGGTCATCATATCTATGAATCACGTTGGTTGCGCGATCAGAAATATCTTGATCAGCATATCCAAGTATGGTTCCGTGGAAACGGTGGTCAGCCTATGAAGAAGATGAATAAATTTAGCTCATGGGCTGCCGATGCAATTCTTAACCGTTATAAAGTAAATGGCAATAAAGAATATATGCTTGATATGCTTCCTGATCTGGAAAGCGAATACAAGCGTTGGGAAAGTACCAACCGTTTATCCTCAGGATTATTCTGGCAGGGTGATGTTCAGGATGGTATGGAAGAATCTATCAGTGGTGGACGAAAGAAGAAATATGCTCGTCCTACTATAAATAGTTATATGTTTGGTAATGCAAAGGCTTTGTCGCAAATGGCTTTGCTTGCCGGAAAGAAAGATGAAGCTGCACTTTACGAACATAAAGCAGATACCATAAAGAATTTGGTTGAAAATAAATTATGGAGCGCGAAGCACGGATTCTTTGAAACTCTTCGCACAGATTCTTTAGCAAATGTGCGTGAAGCAATTGGTTATATTCCTTGGTACTTTAATCTACCGGATGCTAATAAATACGATTTAGCATGGAAACAAGTAACAGAAGAAGGTGGATTCCTTGCACCTTACGGACTTACTACAGCAGAACGTCGTCATCCGTTATTCCGTATGGCCGGTTGCTGCAAATGTGAATGGGATGGAGCCATCTGGCCTTTTGCTACATCTCAGACTATGACTGCAATGGCTAACTTCATGAACAACAACAAACAAACAGTTTTAAGTGATAGTACTTATTTCCATTTGATGGAACTTTATGTTGAATCTCAATACCATCGTGGCCGTCCTTATGTAGGTGAATATCTTGACGAAGTAACCGGAACATGGCTAAAAGGAGATCAGGAAAGAAGCCGTTACTACAACCATTCTACATTTAATGATTTAATTATTACCGGACTTGTTGGTCTTCGCCCTCGAATGGATAATGCAATAGAAGTCAATCCATTGATCCCTGAAGGAAAATGGAACTGGTTCTGTCTTGACAATGTGTTGTATCATGGCAAGAACATTACAATAATGTGGGATAAAGACGGTAGTAAATACCATCTTGGAAAAGGATTCCGTATATTTGTCAATGGAAAAGAAGTGGCAAAATCAGATCGCTTGAAGAAGATTGTTTGTGAAAACGTTTTATAA